The Fimbriimonas ginsengisoli Gsoil 348 genome window below encodes:
- a CDS encoding GDSL-type esterase/lipase family protein: protein MPNRRVNLILALTTLAGGSITIQFGPAGPPPPFDDHAEMMKQLGVRAIRPGPNPNDQSTFNEATANPYKETMPDLLRMENGTKVEKASQWPRRRKEIVTLFEREVYGRVPKNAPRVTWEVTGVTPGMSGGIPTLTKTLIGHVDNRSYPKVKVDIQASYTVPARTATPVPMMMEFGFGGGFRRPSSAKPWTQQAIERGWGYGTISPNSIQPDNNHLEMGVIGLCNKGKPRKPDDWGALRAWGWGLSRLIDYFEREKGAMVDARKVGIEGVSRYGKAALVAEAFDPRVAVGFIGSSGEGGAKLHRHIFGEAVENLAGGEFYWMAGNFIKYGASDPPKTAADLPVDSHELIALCAPRPCFVSYGLVEKGDAKWVDAHGSFMAGVLAGPAYRLLGKKDFGTPGDYLTDPMPPVNSLIGGELAWRQHDGGHEVTPNWPAFFDWVARYIPAPPLPTNRKPLGTPADVPASRTDDNSLIAHFQLLQKAAKGGIDVYFEGDSITRRWGTSDAAWKPMLENWTANFYGWNAANFGWGADGTQNILWRLKNGELDGVNPKVIVLLAGTNNVGAGQSVDEIVRGIEAIVKTCREKAPMATIVLTGIFPRNDNMSYLPTISAVNARLAKMADGKRVRFLNVNAGLADSAGKLFEGITIDNLHPSPKGYQVWADGLKPIFTEILGPPAMTDHAPPPTGDPSQAPPPGGPPRRVGG from the coding sequence ATGCCTAACCGAAGAGTCAATTTGATCCTCGCCTTGACGACGCTTGCGGGAGGATCCATCACGATCCAGTTCGGGCCGGCTGGGCCGCCGCCGCCATTCGACGACCACGCGGAGATGATGAAGCAGCTTGGGGTCAGGGCGATTCGCCCCGGTCCCAATCCGAACGACCAGTCGACCTTCAACGAGGCCACGGCTAATCCGTACAAGGAGACCATGCCGGACCTTCTCCGGATGGAGAACGGAACGAAGGTGGAGAAGGCGTCACAGTGGCCGAGGCGGCGAAAGGAGATCGTCACGCTCTTCGAGCGGGAAGTTTACGGACGGGTGCCGAAGAACGCACCGAGGGTGACTTGGGAAGTCACCGGGGTAACCCCTGGGATGAGCGGCGGCATCCCCACGCTGACGAAAACGCTGATCGGCCATGTCGACAACCGGAGTTATCCGAAGGTCAAGGTGGATATCCAAGCGAGCTACACGGTGCCCGCGCGGACGGCGACGCCGGTACCGATGATGATGGAGTTCGGCTTTGGGGGAGGATTCCGGCGGCCCAGCAGCGCCAAACCTTGGACCCAGCAGGCGATCGAGCGGGGATGGGGATACGGGACGATCAGCCCGAATTCCATTCAGCCGGACAACAACCATCTGGAAATGGGGGTCATCGGGCTGTGCAACAAAGGGAAGCCCCGGAAGCCAGACGACTGGGGCGCCCTGCGAGCTTGGGGTTGGGGGCTGAGCCGCCTTATCGACTACTTCGAGCGGGAGAAGGGGGCCATGGTCGACGCGAGGAAGGTAGGCATCGAAGGGGTTTCAAGGTACGGCAAGGCGGCGTTGGTGGCGGAGGCGTTCGATCCGCGCGTGGCGGTGGGGTTCATCGGATCGTCGGGCGAGGGTGGGGCCAAGCTGCACCGGCATATCTTTGGCGAGGCGGTCGAGAACCTGGCGGGGGGCGAGTTCTATTGGATGGCGGGCAACTTCATCAAGTACGGCGCGTCCGATCCACCCAAGACCGCCGCGGACCTGCCGGTCGACTCGCATGAGCTCATCGCGCTTTGCGCGCCCCGGCCGTGCTTCGTCAGTTACGGATTGGTCGAGAAGGGGGACGCGAAGTGGGTGGACGCGCACGGCTCGTTCATGGCAGGCGTGCTCGCGGGACCAGCCTATCGGTTACTCGGCAAAAAGGATTTCGGAACGCCGGGCGACTACCTGACCGACCCGATGCCGCCGGTGAACTCCCTGATCGGAGGAGAGCTGGCTTGGAGGCAGCACGATGGGGGACACGAAGTAACGCCCAACTGGCCCGCTTTCTTCGACTGGGTCGCCCGGTACATCCCGGCGCCGCCTCTTCCCACAAACCGCAAGCCGCTCGGCACGCCAGCCGACGTACCGGCCTCCCGGACTGACGACAACTCGCTCATCGCCCACTTTCAGTTGCTCCAGAAGGCGGCCAAGGGAGGCATCGATGTGTACTTCGAGGGGGATTCCATCACCCGCCGATGGGGCACGAGCGACGCGGCGTGGAAGCCGATGCTGGAGAACTGGACGGCTAACTTCTACGGTTGGAACGCGGCCAACTTCGGATGGGGGGCCGACGGGACCCAGAATATTCTGTGGCGGCTGAAGAACGGCGAACTCGACGGCGTGAACCCGAAGGTCATCGTGCTGTTGGCCGGGACCAATAACGTGGGAGCGGGTCAGAGCGTGGATGAAATCGTGCGAGGGATCGAGGCGATCGTCAAGACCTGCCGAGAAAAGGCGCCGATGGCAACAATCGTCCTGACGGGCATTTTCCCTCGCAACGACAACATGTCGTACCTGCCAACGATCAGTGCGGTGAACGCTCGGCTCGCGAAAATGGCGGATGGAAAGCGGGTCCGGTTCCTGAACGTGAACGCCGGTTTGGCGGACAGTGCCGGCAAGTTGTTCGAAGGTATTACGATCGACAATCTGCACCCTTCGCCCAAGGGGTACCAGGTGTGGGCGGATGGGCTCAAGCCGATCTTCACCGAGATTTTGGGGCCGCCCGCCATGACGGACCACGCTCCTCCGCCCACCGGCGATCCGAGCCAAGCTCCGCCGCCCGGCGGTCCGCCGCGTCGTGTAGGCGGCTAA